A window of Oligoflexia bacterium genomic DNA:
GAAACAAAGAATTTTTTATTTTTGCTCGTCATCCTTAGTTTTATTTTATCCAGTTGCCAAACTGTACAACGTAAAAGTAGTCAACCCCCACCAACACCTGTGCCTGGTGTACAACCTGTAGAAGTAAAAGTAACACCCGGGCGCGTACTCCCTGTGGGAGTTTATTTAGGGCCTGGGGGAATGAGAACTTTTGCACACATCGGAGTTTTACGCGCACTTCAAAAAGCCAAAATTCCAGTGGTTGCTATTGGTGGTTTAGAATGGGGAGGTGTAATTGCCGCATCACACAGTCTTTCTCGCGGCGCCAACGAAGTAGAGTGGCAGATGATGAAACTTAAAAAAGATCAATTGCCAGAACAAACACTTTTAAAAAGATCACTTGAGCCAAAAGATTCTAGTCGGTTGTTTGATTTTTTACGCTTCGTATTTGCTGAACGTAGTTTAGAGAGCGGAGCTATTCCATTTAGTTGCCCAGCTTATGATGGTGAGCAAACACAGTTTATTACTCGAGGAAAAGCACGAGACGGATTAATGAAATGCGCCGTACTTCCTCCACTTTATAGTTTTTATCAATCTGAAGGTAAGCAGTGGATATCAGGAGCCGTGAGCCCAGGGGATTGGTCAGGTGAACTTAAAAAAGCGGGAGCACAATATATTATATTTGTAGATGTTGTGGGCCAAGGCCGCGTGCTTTCACAAGCCCAATACGGGGCAGATCCACAATTAAAAGCGCTATGGGCGGCAATTCGCGGGATTTCTAAACAACAAAGACAATTTGCTCAAATGACAATAGATGTGCCCATGGATATTGATTTGGGTGATTATGACAAGCGTCGCGATGCAATAGCAGCCGGTGAGAGGGTGGCCAGTGGTTCTGTGAATGATCTCTTGAAAGCCATTGGGGTAAACGAGTAAAATTATAGTCGCACTTTAAAGTGAACGAAAGAAGGATAAAGTAATGGTTAAGGGTCCAAAAGGCGGATTAGACATTTTCAAAAAACGCCAAAAAAAACTTCTTGAAAAAATCGGTGATGGTGTCGGAGTTATTTTTGCGCACCCTGAACAAATTAGAAATAACGACGTTCATCATAAGTATCGTCAAGACAGCACATTTTACTATCTCACTGGGTTTTCAGAGCCTGAAAGTGTTATTGTTTTTGATGCTTCAAGTCCGTCACCATTTACCATGTTTGTAAGACAAAAAGATGCAACACGTGAATTGTGGGATGGGTTTCGTTACGGTATTGACGGTGCTGCAGAATATTTCGGAGCAAATAAAGTTTACCCCATTGATGATCTTGTAAAAATTTTGCCTGAGCTTTTAAAAAATACGTCAAAAGTTTATTACAAATTAGGTGAGCAAAAAGAACATGACGAAATCATCATGACGGCTATTGATCACGCAAGGCGTAGTCGGGGGCGTAGTGGTTTGGGTCAACCAAACATTATTGATCTTAAACAAATCACTGGTGAAATGCGTTTGATTAAACAACCTGAAGAGATTGAACTCTTGCGCAAGGCCTGTGAGATCAGTGCCTATGGTCACATCGCTGCCATGCGCGCGTGTAAGCCCGGTGTAAATGAGTATGAAATTGAAGCTGAAGTTGAGCATGAATTTCGTAGGCGGGGTTCAGATCGTCTTGGCTACAACAGCATTGTAGGCTCAGGCCCAAACGCAACAGTTTTACATTATGTGTTTAACGATGATGTGTGCAAAAGAGAACATCTTTTACTAATCGATGCGGGTGCAGAGTTTGGCTATTTCACAGGCGATATTACGCGAACATTTCCGGTGGGTGGTACGTTTTCACCTGCTCAAAAAAAGTTTTATGATGTCGTGCTTAAAGTTCAAAAAGATTGCATTGAATTTGTAAAACCCGGTGTGAAGCTTGCCGACATTCATCAACGCGCCATTAAGGGTCTTATTGATGGGATGCTCTCTCTTGGTTTGATGAAAGGCTCTGCAAAAGATATTTACGAGAAAAAAGAATACATAAAATATTATCCTCACGGCACAGGTCACTGGCTCGGGATGGATGTTCATGATTCAGGTCTTTATAGTATTGATGGTGAACCCAGAGCTTTAGAGCCTGGAATGTGTTTTACAATTGAGCCTGGTCTGTATGTTCCAGAAAATGATAAAGACGCGCCTGCAGAATTTCGTGGAATGGGTGTTCGTATAGAAGACGATATTCTTGTGACATCAAAGGGCTGTGAGGTGCTTACAAAACTTGCGCCTAAAGAAACTCATGAGATCGAGGCCATTTTAGGAAAATCTGTTTAGGCTAATTGAGAGTTAAAAATCTGAACGGGCCAGCCGCGTTGTTGGGCTGCCGCCATGAGTTTTTTCTCACTTATTTCTACCTCTTTTCGATGTGGCTGATAAATAATCGAAAGTGGAAGCTCTGTTGCAAGCTCTAAAATATCAAGATCACCATGGGAGTTGCCTGCAACCAGTTGTGGTTTTGATTTTAATTTTTTTTCCACCCAATATTTTTTTCCACTTCGATAGGGTACGGGTGTGATGATTTTATCTGTGAGTATTCCGTCAGCAGTTACACTTACTTCTGTGCCGATAAGTCTATCGTTGGGTAATCCTAAATCTTTAAGTAATGGAGCAACGGCCCATCGAATGCTGGCGCTACAAATCCATACATCAAAACTATTTTTTTTAAGATCAGCGATTAGTTTTTTTACAGGTTGATGAATTTTTTTTCTAAAACCCAGTTCATAGCAATCTTGGGCTTGTCTTGCCATTTCTTGTTCACTGAGACCTGCGTTGATCTGCGCAAGCCATCCATAAGATGCGTCGGGGTCATTTTCTTCGAGATTAAAATACTGTTTAAGAGGGTCAGAAATACCCCTAAGGCCAGGTGCTGATTGATTTTTAACTTGGTATTTAAAAAACCCCTCACCAATATCGTCATGCCAGAGCGTGCCATCAACGTCAAAAACAGCTGACTTATTAGATGTAGTAGTCGAGAGGACTTGCTCAATTTTGATTTTGATTTCTGAAAACCAATCATTTCCATTCATATTATAGAAGTTCCCACGCAAATAACCCTTTGACAAGTTGTAGAACTGATCACATAAATGATTTTGTACATTAATAATCACAATATTGGGAATAAACTATGCATGGTTGGCATGATGTTTTGTGGGCAGGACCAGCGGTAATTTTAGCCGCTATCATTATTGGTTGGGGCGCTGAAACGGCGCAAGTATATATCAGTCAGGGCCTGGCTTTGGCCGTACTTGCCTGGCTTCAAACCCTACCTGAGTTTGCAGTTGAGGCTGTTGTCGCCTGGAATCAAAGACAAGATCTCATGATTGCGAATCTTTCAGGGTCGCTTAGGCTACTTGTCGGTTTGGGGTGGCCACTTATTTATTTTACTTACGCCATTTTGGGTAAGGGCCGAAGAGACGGAAAATGGCCGGTTATTAAACTAGCTGCGCATAATGGCCTAGAGGTTTTAGTACTGTTTTTAGGAACTCTGTATTTTGGAGTTGTTTGGCTTAAACAGACACTCACCGTTCTTGATGGGGCGCTTCTTTTTTGTATTT
This region includes:
- a CDS encoding HAD family hydrolase, translated to MNGNDWFSEIKIKIEQVLSTTTSNKSAVFDVDGTLWHDDIGEGFFKYQVKNQSAPGLRGISDPLKQYFNLEENDPDASYGWLAQINAGLSEQEMARQAQDCYELGFRKKIHQPVKKLIADLKKNSFDVWICSASIRWAVAPLLKDLGLPNDRLIGTEVSVTADGILTDKIITPVPYRSGKKYWVEKKLKSKPQLVAGNSHGDLDILELATELPLSIIYQPHRKEVEISEKKLMAAAQQRGWPVQIFNSQLA
- a CDS encoding aminopeptidase P N-terminal domain-containing protein codes for the protein MVKGPKGGLDIFKKRQKKLLEKIGDGVGVIFAHPEQIRNNDVHHKYRQDSTFYYLTGFSEPESVIVFDASSPSPFTMFVRQKDATRELWDGFRYGIDGAAEYFGANKVYPIDDLVKILPELLKNTSKVYYKLGEQKEHDEIIMTAIDHARRSRGRSGLGQPNIIDLKQITGEMRLIKQPEEIELLRKACEISAYGHIAAMRACKPGVNEYEIEAEVEHEFRRRGSDRLGYNSIVGSGPNATVLHYVFNDDVCKREHLLLIDAGAEFGYFTGDITRTFPVGGTFSPAQKKFYDVVLKVQKDCIEFVKPGVKLADIHQRAIKGLIDGMLSLGLMKGSAKDIYEKKEYIKYYPHGTGHWLGMDVHDSGLYSIDGEPRALEPGMCFTIEPGLYVPENDKDAPAEFRGMGVRIEDDILVTSKGCEVLTKLAPKETHEIEAILGKSV